The Setaria viridis chromosome 6, Setaria_viridis_v4.0, whole genome shotgun sequence genome contains a region encoding:
- the LOC117860797 gene encoding uncharacterized protein isoform X2, translated as MSTTAVASQPRQLPLGAGAEPSTSKVYTLDKVYGFRFVCRSIVDLKSQKFHPRISKRKCHLRSSTPECDRTIHSARWLEFRRQKGIFQRTRRIVHLIPLASDDDGNSVSVNGAPQVDSASSMEEIRLKLNKAFQSEDISNGLVQSIHDAARSIELAFIEHSKSSKSSWFPKTWLGVDNNAWIKSLSYQAAVDSLLQAVIDVSSRGNGRDRDINVFVQRSLSRLLNPLESVIKNELSKRESTLYEWYSSDQNPLVVRQFVNIFESDPLFNSATAICCEGEPMNTSKSDLALLMLGLICLAAITKLGSTKVSCQQFSSMVPDIIGRFMDMLLEFVPLSKAYNLTKDIGLQREFLHTFGPRAAVPKLTNDHGLEISFWIDLVQKQLLRALDREKIWSRLTTSESIEVLEKDLAIFGFFIALGRSTQGYLSSNGLTDLDDSVNGIVRYLIGGSVLYYPQLSSISSYQLYVEVVCEELEWLPFYYGDVPSATTDTEGRQEVSKGEVISRVLNVCSYWMTSFIKYSSWLEDPSNVKAAKFLSKGHAMLSDCMKELDTSKNNISKDRGLPEPEEELDTGTELASFDKSLESVEEALVKLEKLLQELHVSSSNSGKEDLKAACSDLEMIRRLKKEAEFLEASFRAKAEYLEADASSGPLSPTGEEGRGKTGSRTNDIAAPQKSGSRVDNKRRPFWDFFGRPSGKNVEPALQVADQDGTVANAEKKDMESNDILRFEQLKRELIELEKRVQKSADDALKDEEMGVTNETTAPSSVASVPSGQTTKKENVITKSVEKVKETTTTVLQGTQLLAIDTGAAMGLLRRALIGDELTQKEKQALQRTLTDLASVVPIGILMLLPVTAVGHAAMLAFIQKYVPSMIPSTYAPDRLDLLRQLEKVKEMEVAEGSSEDLLETVGSRTEPVK; from the exons atGTCGACGACCGCCGTGGCGTCGCAGCCGCGCCAGCTCCCCCTCGGCGCCGGAGCCGAGCCGAG CACATCTAAGGTTTACACTCTGGATAAAGTATATGGGTTCAGATTTGTATGCAGAAGCATCGTTGATCTGAAGAGTCAAAAATTCCATCCCCGGATTTCGAAGAGAAAGTGCCACTTGAGGAGCTCAACGCCAGAATGCGACAGGACCATTCACAGCGCTAGATGGTTGGAGTTTCGGAGGCAAAAGGGAATCTTCCAGAGAACTAGAAGGATAGTTCACCTTATTCCTTTGGCTTCTGATGATGATGGAAACAGTGTATCTGTTAATGGAGCTCCGCAAGTTGACTCGGCAAGCAGCATGGAGGAAATAAGGTTGAAATTGAATAAAGCATTTCAAAGTGAAGATATAAGCAATGGGCTTGTGCAGTCAATACATGATGCTGCGAGGTCTATTGAATTGGCTTTTATAGAGCACAGCAAGTCATCTAAGAGCTCTTGGTTTCCGAAGACATGGCTGGGTGTTGACAACAATGCATGGATAAAATCACTATCTTACCAG GCTGCTGTAGACTCATTGTTGCAAGCAGTTATCGATGTTTCATCTCGCGGGAATGGCAGAGATAGAGACATTAATGTATTTGTTCAAAGGAG TTTGTCCCGCCTGCTCAACCCCCTAGAGAGTGTTATCAAGAATGAGTTGTCTAAGAGGGAATCTACATTATACGAATGGTATTCATCCGATCAAAATCCTTTGGTGGTGAGAcagtttgtaaatatttttgaaagTGATCCACTATTTAACTCTGCAACAGCAAT ATGCTGTGAAGGCGAGCCAATGAATACTAGCAAAAGTGACCTTGCTCTGCTTATGCTAGGTTTGATCTGTCTTGCTGCAATAACAAAGCTTGGATCAACAAAAGTTTCTTGTCAGCAATTCTCTTCAATGGTACCTGATATTATTGGTCGATTCATGGATATGCTTCTCGAGTTTGTCCCTCTAAGTAAAGCATATAACTTGACAAAAGATATTGGCCTTCAGAGAGAATTTTTACATACTTTTGGTCCTCGTGCTGCTGTTCCTAAACTTACTAATGATCATGGACTTGAGATATCATTTTGGATTGATCTGGTTCAGAAACAGTTACTCCGGGCTCTTGATCGTGAAAAGATATGGTCAAGACTGACAACAAGTGAAAGTATtgag GTTCTGGAAAAGGATCTTGCGATATTTGGTTTTTTCATTGCTTTAGGCAGAAGCACGCAAGGGTATTTGTCTTCCAATGGACTTACTGATTTGGATGATTCAGTTAATGGCATTGTAAG GTATCTTATTGGTGGGAGTGTATTATATTATCCACAGTTGTCCTCGATTAGTTCATATCAGCTGTATGTGGAG GTAGTCTgtgaagagctcgagtggcttcCTTTTTACTATGGTGATGTTCCAAGTGCAACAACTGATACTGAAGGTAGACAAGAAGTGTCTAAAGGAGAAGTAATATCAAGAGTCTTAAATGTGTGCTCTTATTGGATGACTAGTTTTATAAAGTACAGCTCATGGCTTGAGGACCCTTCAAATGTGAAGGCAGCAAAATTCCTGTCTAAGGG ACATGCCATGTTGAGTGACTGCATGAAGGAGCTTGACACATCAAA gaaTAATATATCAAAAGACCGAGGCTTGCCAGAACCTGAAGAAGAATTGGATACCGGGACAGAGTTAGCTTCCTTTGACAAG TCACTTGAAAGTGTTGAAGAAGCTTTGGTCAAGTTAGAAAAGTTGCTTCAAGAATTGCATGTTTCCAGTTCCAACTCTGGTAAGGAGGACCTAAAGGCTGCATGTTCTGATCTTGAAATGATAAGAAGACTGAAGAAAGAAGCTGAGTTTCTTGAGGCATCCTTTCGAGCAAAAGCAGAATATCTGGAG GCCGATGCAAGTAGTGGACCACTATCTCCCACCGGAGAGGAAGGACGTGGAAAGACAGGTAGCAGGACCAATGATATCGCAGCACCACAAAAATCAGGAAGCAG GGTGGATAATAAACGCCGTCCGTTTTGGGACTTCTTTGGTCGGCCTTCGGGAAAGAATGTTGAGCCAGCTCTTCAAGTTGCAGATCAGGAT GGAACTGTTGCCAATGCGGAGAAGAAAGACATGGAATCAAATGATATCCTCCGCTTTGAACAGTTGAAGCGTGAGCTGATTGAGTTAGAAAAACGAGTGCAGAAGAGTGCAGATGATGCTCTAAAGGATGAG GAGATGGGTGTCACAAACGAAACAACTGCGCCATCTTCTGTTGCATCAGTGCCTTCCGGTCAGACTACCAAGAAAGAAAATGTTATAACTAAATCAGTGGAGAAGGTCAAGGAGACTACAACG ACTGTGTTGCAAGGGACGCAACTCTTAGCAATTGATACAGGAGCCGCTATGGGTTTGCTAAGAAGAGCTCTTATTGGGgatgaactaactcaaaaggaaAAGCAGGCCCTTCAAAGAACCCTGACGGATTTGGCGTCTGTTGTTCCTATAGGAATACTCATGCTTTTGCCT GTTACGGCAGTTGGTCATGCTGCTATGTTGGCCTTCATCCAGAAATATGTGCCTTCAATG ATCCCATCCACATATGCTCCCGATAGGTTAGATCTCCTCAGGCAGCTTGAAAAGGTGAAGGAAATGGAAGTTGCTGAAGGCAGCAGCGAAGATTTATTGGAGACAGTAGGTTCGAGAACCGAACCAGTGAAATAA
- the LOC117860797 gene encoding uncharacterized protein isoform X1: MSTTAVASQPRQLPLGAGAEPRCAASTSKVYTLDKVYGFRFVCRSIVDLKSQKFHPRISKRKCHLRSSTPECDRTIHSARWLEFRRQKGIFQRTRRIVHLIPLASDDDGNSVSVNGAPQVDSASSMEEIRLKLNKAFQSEDISNGLVQSIHDAARSIELAFIEHSKSSKSSWFPKTWLGVDNNAWIKSLSYQAAVDSLLQAVIDVSSRGNGRDRDINVFVQRSLSRLLNPLESVIKNELSKRESTLYEWYSSDQNPLVVRQFVNIFESDPLFNSATAICCEGEPMNTSKSDLALLMLGLICLAAITKLGSTKVSCQQFSSMVPDIIGRFMDMLLEFVPLSKAYNLTKDIGLQREFLHTFGPRAAVPKLTNDHGLEISFWIDLVQKQLLRALDREKIWSRLTTSESIEVLEKDLAIFGFFIALGRSTQGYLSSNGLTDLDDSVNGIVRYLIGGSVLYYPQLSSISSYQLYVEVVCEELEWLPFYYGDVPSATTDTEGRQEVSKGEVISRVLNVCSYWMTSFIKYSSWLEDPSNVKAAKFLSKGHAMLSDCMKELDTSKNNISKDRGLPEPEEELDTGTELASFDKSLESVEEALVKLEKLLQELHVSSSNSGKEDLKAACSDLEMIRRLKKEAEFLEASFRAKAEYLEADASSGPLSPTGEEGRGKTGSRTNDIAAPQKSGSRVDNKRRPFWDFFGRPSGKNVEPALQVADQDGTVANAEKKDMESNDILRFEQLKRELIELEKRVQKSADDALKDEEMGVTNETTAPSSVASVPSGQTTKKENVITKSVEKVKETTTTVLQGTQLLAIDTGAAMGLLRRALIGDELTQKEKQALQRTLTDLASVVPIGILMLLPVTAVGHAAMLAFIQKYVPSMIPSTYAPDRLDLLRQLEKVKEMEVAEGSSEDLLETVGSRTEPVK; this comes from the exons atGTCGACGACCGCCGTGGCGTCGCAGCCGCGCCAGCTCCCCCTCGGCGCCGGAGCCGAGCCGAGGTGCGCCGCCAG CACATCTAAGGTTTACACTCTGGATAAAGTATATGGGTTCAGATTTGTATGCAGAAGCATCGTTGATCTGAAGAGTCAAAAATTCCATCCCCGGATTTCGAAGAGAAAGTGCCACTTGAGGAGCTCAACGCCAGAATGCGACAGGACCATTCACAGCGCTAGATGGTTGGAGTTTCGGAGGCAAAAGGGAATCTTCCAGAGAACTAGAAGGATAGTTCACCTTATTCCTTTGGCTTCTGATGATGATGGAAACAGTGTATCTGTTAATGGAGCTCCGCAAGTTGACTCGGCAAGCAGCATGGAGGAAATAAGGTTGAAATTGAATAAAGCATTTCAAAGTGAAGATATAAGCAATGGGCTTGTGCAGTCAATACATGATGCTGCGAGGTCTATTGAATTGGCTTTTATAGAGCACAGCAAGTCATCTAAGAGCTCTTGGTTTCCGAAGACATGGCTGGGTGTTGACAACAATGCATGGATAAAATCACTATCTTACCAG GCTGCTGTAGACTCATTGTTGCAAGCAGTTATCGATGTTTCATCTCGCGGGAATGGCAGAGATAGAGACATTAATGTATTTGTTCAAAGGAG TTTGTCCCGCCTGCTCAACCCCCTAGAGAGTGTTATCAAGAATGAGTTGTCTAAGAGGGAATCTACATTATACGAATGGTATTCATCCGATCAAAATCCTTTGGTGGTGAGAcagtttgtaaatatttttgaaagTGATCCACTATTTAACTCTGCAACAGCAAT ATGCTGTGAAGGCGAGCCAATGAATACTAGCAAAAGTGACCTTGCTCTGCTTATGCTAGGTTTGATCTGTCTTGCTGCAATAACAAAGCTTGGATCAACAAAAGTTTCTTGTCAGCAATTCTCTTCAATGGTACCTGATATTATTGGTCGATTCATGGATATGCTTCTCGAGTTTGTCCCTCTAAGTAAAGCATATAACTTGACAAAAGATATTGGCCTTCAGAGAGAATTTTTACATACTTTTGGTCCTCGTGCTGCTGTTCCTAAACTTACTAATGATCATGGACTTGAGATATCATTTTGGATTGATCTGGTTCAGAAACAGTTACTCCGGGCTCTTGATCGTGAAAAGATATGGTCAAGACTGACAACAAGTGAAAGTATtgag GTTCTGGAAAAGGATCTTGCGATATTTGGTTTTTTCATTGCTTTAGGCAGAAGCACGCAAGGGTATTTGTCTTCCAATGGACTTACTGATTTGGATGATTCAGTTAATGGCATTGTAAG GTATCTTATTGGTGGGAGTGTATTATATTATCCACAGTTGTCCTCGATTAGTTCATATCAGCTGTATGTGGAG GTAGTCTgtgaagagctcgagtggcttcCTTTTTACTATGGTGATGTTCCAAGTGCAACAACTGATACTGAAGGTAGACAAGAAGTGTCTAAAGGAGAAGTAATATCAAGAGTCTTAAATGTGTGCTCTTATTGGATGACTAGTTTTATAAAGTACAGCTCATGGCTTGAGGACCCTTCAAATGTGAAGGCAGCAAAATTCCTGTCTAAGGG ACATGCCATGTTGAGTGACTGCATGAAGGAGCTTGACACATCAAA gaaTAATATATCAAAAGACCGAGGCTTGCCAGAACCTGAAGAAGAATTGGATACCGGGACAGAGTTAGCTTCCTTTGACAAG TCACTTGAAAGTGTTGAAGAAGCTTTGGTCAAGTTAGAAAAGTTGCTTCAAGAATTGCATGTTTCCAGTTCCAACTCTGGTAAGGAGGACCTAAAGGCTGCATGTTCTGATCTTGAAATGATAAGAAGACTGAAGAAAGAAGCTGAGTTTCTTGAGGCATCCTTTCGAGCAAAAGCAGAATATCTGGAG GCCGATGCAAGTAGTGGACCACTATCTCCCACCGGAGAGGAAGGACGTGGAAAGACAGGTAGCAGGACCAATGATATCGCAGCACCACAAAAATCAGGAAGCAG GGTGGATAATAAACGCCGTCCGTTTTGGGACTTCTTTGGTCGGCCTTCGGGAAAGAATGTTGAGCCAGCTCTTCAAGTTGCAGATCAGGAT GGAACTGTTGCCAATGCGGAGAAGAAAGACATGGAATCAAATGATATCCTCCGCTTTGAACAGTTGAAGCGTGAGCTGATTGAGTTAGAAAAACGAGTGCAGAAGAGTGCAGATGATGCTCTAAAGGATGAG GAGATGGGTGTCACAAACGAAACAACTGCGCCATCTTCTGTTGCATCAGTGCCTTCCGGTCAGACTACCAAGAAAGAAAATGTTATAACTAAATCAGTGGAGAAGGTCAAGGAGACTACAACG ACTGTGTTGCAAGGGACGCAACTCTTAGCAATTGATACAGGAGCCGCTATGGGTTTGCTAAGAAGAGCTCTTATTGGGgatgaactaactcaaaaggaaAAGCAGGCCCTTCAAAGAACCCTGACGGATTTGGCGTCTGTTGTTCCTATAGGAATACTCATGCTTTTGCCT GTTACGGCAGTTGGTCATGCTGCTATGTTGGCCTTCATCCAGAAATATGTGCCTTCAATG ATCCCATCCACATATGCTCCCGATAGGTTAGATCTCCTCAGGCAGCTTGAAAAGGTGAAGGAAATGGAAGTTGCTGAAGGCAGCAGCGAAGATTTATTGGAGACAGTAGGTTCGAGAACCGAACCAGTGAAATAA